GAAGCCATCGCCCGCGCCGACCAGCACGCGACCAGATAGGAGAATCCCATGTTCGACCTTCAGGGCCGCTCGGTGTTGATCACTGGGGGCAGCAAGGGCATCGGTCGCGGAATCGCGACAGTCTTCGCCAAAGCGGGCGCCAACGTCGCGGTGTCGGCGCGCTCGCAGGACCAACTCGACACGTGTGTGGGCGACTTGGACGGACTGGGCTCCGGCAAGGTCATCGCGGTGCGTGCCGACGTCAGCGACCGGGACTCGTGCACGGCGCTGGCCGAGGCCGTCACCGACGCGTTCGGCGGCATCGACGTGCTGTGCGCGAACGCAGGCATCTTCCCCGACGCGCGGTTGTCCACCATGACCCCCGAACAGTTGGAGGAGGTGCTCGGCGTGAACGTCAAGGGCACCTTCTACGCCGTACAGGCCTGCCTCGACGCGCTGACCGCCTCGGGCTCTGGGCGTGTGATCCTGACGTCGTCGATCACCGGCCCCATCACCGGCTTTCCCGGCTGGTCGCACTACGGTGCGTCCAAGTCCGCGCAGTTGGGCTTCATGCGCACGGCCGCGATCGAACTGGCACCCCATGGCATCACGGTCAACGCGATCCTGCCCGGCAACATCTTGACCGAGGGCCTGGCGGACATGGGACCGGACTACCTCGCGGGAATGACCCGCAGCATCCCGGCCGGTGCGCTGGGCACACCGGAGGACATCGGCCACCTCGCGGCGTTCCTGGCCACCCGGGAGGCCGGATACATCACCGGACAGTCCATCGCCGTGGACGGCGGGCAGGTGCTGCCCGAGTCCCCGGACGCGGTGACCCCCTAGCGGCAGGCTGCAGGCCGTGGAGGAGTCGGCCGGGGGGCCCGTCGCCGAGGACGTCCGTCGGCGGATTCTGTCGATGCTGGCGCGTGGGGACCTGCGGCCCGGCTCGCGGTTGGGCACCGAACGTGAGATGGCCGCGTCGTTTGCGGTGTCCCGCGCAACGCTGCGCAGCGCGCTGCTGCCGCTGAGTCAGGCCGGGGTGCTGGAGCGCCGAACCGGCCGCGGCGGAGGCACGTTCGTGCGCGCCGACATCGTCGAGCGCAGGGCGGCCGAACTGGCCGGACTGCCCGCGCGGCTTCACTCCGGCGGGCACACCAGCGCCACCAGGGTGCTGGCGACGGACCGCAGGACGGCGACGCCAGCCGAGGCGGCGGCACTCGAAATCGCCAGCGACGCCGAGGTGTTCCTGATCCGTCGGATCCGGTGCGCCGACGGTGTGCCGTTGTCGGTGGACCAGGCGTGCTTTGTCGCCGAACAGGTTCGGGACCTGCTGGAGCAGCCACTCGGCGGCTCGCTCTACGAGCTGCTGCGGATCCGCTACGGCCTGGTCCCGGCCAGCATCACCGAGACCATCGAGGTGGTCAGTGCCAGCCCGCGGGAGGC
The DNA window shown above is from Mycolicibacterium confluentis and carries:
- the fabG gene encoding 3-oxoacyl-ACP reductase FabG — its product is MFDLQGRSVLITGGSKGIGRGIATVFAKAGANVAVSARSQDQLDTCVGDLDGLGSGKVIAVRADVSDRDSCTALAEAVTDAFGGIDVLCANAGIFPDARLSTMTPEQLEEVLGVNVKGTFYAVQACLDALTASGSGRVILTSSITGPITGFPGWSHYGASKSAQLGFMRTAAIELAPHGITVNAILPGNILTEGLADMGPDYLAGMTRSIPAGALGTPEDIGHLAAFLATREAGYITGQSIAVDGGQVLPESPDAVTP
- a CDS encoding GntR family transcriptional regulator, with amino-acid sequence MEESAGGPVAEDVRRRILSMLARGDLRPGSRLGTEREMAASFAVSRATLRSALLPLSQAGVLERRTGRGGGTFVRADIVERRAAELAGLPARLHSGGHTSATRVLATDRRTATPAEAAALEIASDAEVFLIRRIRCADGVPLSVDQACFVAEQVRDLLEQPLGGSLYELLRIRYGLVPASITETIEVVSASPREALWLEIAQRRPLLAITRVARDARGRPFEYAYDLFRADRVRLTATMSTAEITPAHRERRGTDGRVELAV